In a genomic window of Mercenaria mercenaria strain notata chromosome 19, MADL_Memer_1, whole genome shotgun sequence:
- the LOC123541874 gene encoding uncharacterized protein LOC123541874: MDSYIHIFTIIIICGLLGKWEVVGQTCKQIGVGKNNVNKRLIGFKIAEKVVPGLHDCARECMYLAHCKSFNFGQDDNLCEVNHADSHSASVGSLQTVQRYIFSDISAWPRTMVGPCADQTCTGTQRCVPEKGCIDTDCDDPPEIDYAVVHPGAVTLSATRTYEFDCPPVMMKNGTNEVTCGLDFKWSPLYTRCRVLQNCSDVKMCNPTYSDGEYWIYPEAMGGHKIKVFCYGMTTTSPSEYITGETSYDLSPLFDSYI; this comes from the exons ATGGATAGctacatacatatatttacaattataatAATTTGTGGACTACTCGGCAAATGGGAAGTTGTTGGTCAGACATGTAAACAGATAGGAGTTGGGAAGAACAATGTCAATAAACGCCTAATTGGGTTTAAAATAGCGGAGAAAGTGGTGCCGGGCCTTCATGACTGCGCTAGAGAATGCATGTATTTAGCACATTGTAAATCGTTCAATTTTGGACAAGATGATAATTTGTGTGAGGTAAACCATGCTGATAGTCATTCAGCAAGTGTTGGCAGTCTCCAAACTGTCCAGCGGTACATTTTCTCGGACATATCTGCCTGGCCAAGG ACAATGGTTGGACCCTGTGCGGATCAAACATGCACTGGTACACAGCGGTGTGTACCTGAGAAAGGCTGCATTGATACAG ATTGTGATGACCCACCGGAGATAGACTATGCTGTCGTTCATCCAGGTGCAGTAACTCTTAGTGCAACGCGTACCTATGAGTTTGATTGTCCACCTGTTATGATGAAAAACGGAACAAATGAGGTAACATGCGGTTTGGACTTCAAATGGTCGCCTTTGTATACACGTTGTAGGG TACTCCAAAACTGTTCCGACGTGAAAATGTGCAACCCGACATACTCGGATGGAGAATACTGGATATATCCCGAGGCTATGGGAGGACACAAGATCAAAGTTTTTTGTTATGGAATGACAACAACGTCCCCGTCTGAATACATCACAGGTGAAACGTCGTATGATCTATCTCCTCTATTTGACAGCTATATCTGA
- the LOC128551197 gene encoding A disintegrin and metalloproteinase with thrombospondin motifs 9-like: MVDREDTTFADSTYPYASAGGCNCVVSCQPWKGYFNISTVGTGLRFGYQVTWITSGWQPGISDFTRNADSTRIWARCGGYCGGCSPDGPLYLYYNADDVVDDGNTVYPDCV, translated from the exons ATGGTAGACCGCGAAGATACCACATTCGCTGATTCGACCTACCCTTATGCATCTGCTGGTGGCTGCAACTGTGTTGTCAGTTGTCAGCCGTGGAAAGGATACTTTAATATATCGACAGTTGGCACGGGTTTGAGATTTGGATACCAG GTCACTTGGATAACATCGGGCTGGCAACCGGGAATATCGGACTTTACGCGAAATGCAGATAGCACAAGAATTTGGGCTCGTTGTGGAGGTTATTGTGGTGGATGTTCTCCAGATGGCCCTCTGTATTTGTATTACAATGCGGATGACG TTGTAGATGATGGAAATACAGTATACCCCGACTGTGTTTGA